A genomic region of Glycine max cultivar Williams 82 chromosome 15, Glycine_max_v4.0, whole genome shotgun sequence contains the following coding sequences:
- the LOC100305744 gene encoding uncharacterized protein LOC100305744 has protein sequence MALCRRPYAYSKVDKEDPEDIIHRRAQFLIHKVLEQADSRRKPSCLRIRISKMKVKIGKRLRRLRRRIMSGVSAARLGFHGHVMSQIKTWKRLFSRGRQSQTLITLPPLIK, from the coding sequence atggctCTGTGTAGAAGGCCTTATGCTTACTCAAAGGTGGACAAGGAGGACCCTGAAGACATAATCCATAGAAGGGCACAGTTTTTGATCCACAAAGTGTTGGAGCAAGCAGATTCACGTAGAAAGCCATCATGCCTTAGAATCAGAATCTCTAAGATGAAGGTGAAGATTGGAAAAAGGTTAAGGAGGCTCAGGAGGAGAATTATGTCCGGTGTGTCTGCTGCTAGACTTGGTTTTCATGGACATGTTATGAGTCAAATCAAAACGTGGAAGAGACTCTTTAGCCGAGGAAGACAATCTCAAACCCTCATAACCCTTCCTCCTCTTATCAAATGA
- the LOC100793298 gene encoding protein DETOXIFICATION 40: MMESQNQNLLRQPLINSTHHHHHSADSRLEEVLSDPTLPWSKRILSATWIELNLLFPLAAPAILVYVFNNLMSNVTRAFAGHLGNLELAAANLGNSGIQLFAYGLMLGMGSAVETLCGQAYGANKYEMLGIYMQRAIIVLTITGIPLTVVYIFCKPILLLLGEPPEVASVAAMFVYGLIPQIFAYAVNFPIQKFLQAQSVVAPSTYISAATLVLHVALSWVVVYKLGFGIMGSSLMLSLSWWIIVGAQFLYVVSASKFKDTWSGFSVEAFSGLWDFVKLSAASAVMLCLETWYFQVLVLITGLLDNPQLSLDSISVCMAITGLTMHIGIGFNAAASVRVSNELGAEHPKSAAFSVIVVNMISFIIAVIEAVVVLALRRVVSYAFTDGETVANAVSDLCPYLAVTLILNGIQPVLSGVAVGCGWQAIVAYVNVGCYYGIGIPLGCVLGFTFGLGVQGIWSGMIGGTMLQTLILLWITLRTDWNKEVNTAKKRLNKWGYKKEPKIQS; encoded by the exons atgatGGAATCCCAGAACCAGAACCTACTACGCCAACCCTTGATAAACTCAacgcatcatcatcatcactctGCTGATTCCCGTCTCGAAGAGGTCCTCTCTGACCCCACCCTACCCTGGTCCAAGCGCATCCTCTCCGCCACATGGATCGAACTCAACCTCCTCTTCCCCCTCGCCGCTCCCGCCATCCTCGTTTACGTCTTCAACAACCTCATGTCCAACGTTACTCGCGCCTTCGCCGGCCACCTCGGAAACCTCGAACTCGCCGCTGCCAACCTCGGCAACAGTGGCATTCAGCTCTTCGCCTATGGCCTAATG TTGGGTATGGGAAGTGCGGTGGAGACTTTATGTGGACAAGCGTACGGAGCGAACAAATATGAAATGCTAGGGATATACATGCAGAGAGCAATTATCGTGCTAACCATAACAGGGATTCCCTTAACGGTGGTGTACATTTTCTGCAAACCAATTCTTCTCTTGCTGGGGGAGCCACCGGAGGTGGCATCAGTGGCCGCGATGTTCGTGTACGGTCTGATCCCGCAGATCTTCGCTTACGCAGTGAACTTCCCCATACAGAAGTTTCTGCAGGCGCAGAGCGTGGTGGCGCCGAGCACATACATCTCCGCTGCCACGCTGGTGCTGCACGTGGCGCTGAGCTGGGTGGTGGTGTACAAGTTAGGGTTTGGGATCATGGGTTCGTCGTTGATGCTGAGTTTGTCTTGGTGGATCATTGTTGGGGCACAGTTTTTGTATGTTGTTAGTGCTTCAAAGTTTAAGGATACGTGGAGTGGGTTTAGTGTTGAGGCATTCTCTGGACTCTGGGATTTTGTTAAGCTATCGGCTGCGTCCGCGGTGATGCTGTGTTTGGAGACTTGGTATTTTCAGGTGCTCGTGCTCATTACTGGCTTGCTTGATAACCCTCAACTCTCTCTTGATTCTATCTCAGTTTG CATGGCAATAACAGGGTTGACGATGCATATTGGAATTGGATTTAATGCAGCTGCAAG CGTGAGGGTGAGTAACGAGTTGGGAGCTGAGCATCCAAAGTCTGCAGCATTCTCAGTGATTGTAGTGAATATGATATCTTTCATAATTGCGGTGATAGAAGCAGTGGTGGTCCTTGCACTGCGTCGGGTTGTAAGCTATGCATTCACAGATGGTGAAACCGTCGCTAATGCGGTCTCAGACCTCTGTCCCTACTTGGCCGTCACTCTCATTCTTAATGGAATCCAACCGGTGTTATCTG gagtGGCTGTTGGGTGCGGATGGCAAGCCATTGTGGCCTATGTAAACGTGGGCTGTTATTACGGGATTGGAATTCCGTTGGGCTGTGTTTTGGGCTTCACGTTCGGCTTAGGTGTGCAG GGAATATGGTCTGGCATGATCGGGGGAACAATGTTGCAGACCCTTATTTTATTATGGATTACACTTCGCACTGATTGGAATAAAGAG GTAAATACAGCAAAGAAACGATTAAATAAGTGGGGGTACAAGAAGGAACCTAAGATTCAGAGTTGA
- the LOC100795744 gene encoding uncharacterized GPI-anchored protein At1g61900 — translation MLLSLFCAMPHLFLFLFLFLLPLCALESLSSNHRQGPVRLDSRVGSMFIKPSPLGSPQPFLPLAPSPLAPFTNTTIPKLSGLCTLNFTTAESLISVTAIDCWEVFAPFLANVICCPQLEATLTILIGQSSKLTNVLALNGTVAKHCLADVEQILMGQGATNNLKQVCSIRSSNLTEASCPVKNVNDFYDTVDTTKLLTACEKIDPVKECCYQICQNAILEAAKAIASKGSDILAIDAPHVQPEHSNRVNDCRNVVLRWLASKLEPSHAKKVLRGLSNCNVNKACPLVFPNTKQVAKGCVDEISNKTACCNAMESYVSHLQKQSFITNLQALDCAEALAMKLKRSNITADVYGLCHISLKDFSLQVGNQEAGCLLPSLPSDATFDSISGISFLCDLNDNIPAPWPSTSQLTSSSCNKSIYIPALPAAASSQSCLYSRDILFSVLVALLFLLMTTV, via the exons ATGCTGCTTTCCCTTTTCTGCGCCATGCCccacctcttcctcttcctcttcctcttcctcctgCCTCTCT GTGCACTTGAATCCCTTAGCAGTAATCATCGTCAGGGTCCTGTACGACTGGATAGCCGTGTAGGTTCTATGTTCATCAAACCCTCACCTCTTGGTTCTCCGCAACCCTTTCTTCCTCTCGCACCTTCACCTTTGGCTCCATTCACTAATACCACTATCCCAAAGTTATCAG GACTTTGCACTTTGAACTTTACTACTGCTGAAAGTTTGATAAGTGTGACAGCAATTGATTGCTGGGAAGTTTTTGCACCATTTCTGGCTAATGTAATATGTTGTCCCCAATTGGAAGCCACTCTCACAATTCTTATTGGTCAATCCAGTAAACTTACCAATGTACTTGCCTTAAACGGGACCGTTGCTAAACATTGCCTTGCAGATGTGGAACAAATTTTGATGGGCCAGGGTGCCACTAATAATCTGAAGCAGGTATGTTCAATTCGTTCTTCAAATCTCACTGAGGCATCTTGCCCAGTAAAAAATGTGAATGATTTTTATGACACGGTGGATACTACTAAGCTCCTTACTGCATGTGAGAAAATTGATCCTGTGAAAGAATGCTGCTACCAAATCTGTCAGAATGCTATATTAGAAGCAGCTAAAGCAATTGCATCAAAAGGCTCTGATATTTTGGCCATAGATGCACCACATGTTCAACCTGAGCACTCAAATCGGGTCAATGATTGTAGAAATGTTGTCCTCCGGTGGTTAGCTAGTAAGCTTGAACCTTCTCATGCCAAGAAAGTTCTTAGAGGACTGTCTAATTGCAACGTGAACAAAG CTTGTCCACTGGTTTTCCCCAACACAAAGCAAGTTGCCAAGGGTTGTGTGGATGAGATAAGTAACAAAACAGCATGCTGTAATGCTATGGAAAGCTACGTGTCTCACTTGCAAAAACAGAGCTTCATCACGAACTTGCAAGCTTTGGATTGTGCAGAGGCTTTGGCAATGAAATTGAAAAGATCGAATATTACTGCAGATGTTTATGGTCTCTGTCACATAAGCCTTAAAGACTTTTCCCTCCAAG TTGGAAATCAAG AGGCTGGTTGTTTATTACCTAGTTTGCCTTCAGATGCTACATTTGACAGTATTTCTGGGATCAGCTTCCTTTGTGATCTAAATGATAATATTCCAGCTCCTTGGCCTTCTACATCTCAACTGACTTCTTCATCGTGCAATAAAT CTATCTACATCCCTGCTCTTCCTGCAGCAGCATCAAGTCAAAGTT GCCTTTACAGCCGTGACATTCTGTTCTCTGTGCTTGTTGCTTTGTTGTTTCTCTTGATGACAACCGTGTAA